The following coding sequences lie in one Musa acuminata AAA Group cultivar baxijiao chromosome BXJ1-8, Cavendish_Baxijiao_AAA, whole genome shotgun sequence genomic window:
- the LOC103996091 gene encoding protodermal factor 1-like, whose translation MGSRKNGKSVLMCSLLIWLVSQQVTVTPAMSRSVDSGLAEEKNYSTTESPEASHGTPHTTPSHGGRSGSGVPSQSAPLTPPSAPVITNPPSPTLVPPAPTNPNSSPFSCDYWRAHPEAILALLGYWCTLGEFFGLPAVSAFGRDPSLLEALSNTRSDGIGALYREGTASLLNSLVNRNFALTTQKVREEFNAAVISDKAAATQAQLFKKANEGHLKHH comes from the exons ATGGGGAGTCGCAAGAATGGGAAGTCTGTTCTCATGTGTTCTCTACTGATATGGTTGGTTTCTCAGCAGGTGACAGTCACTCCAGCCATGAGTAGGAGCGTTGATAGTGGTTTAGCTGAGGAGAAGAACTACTCCACTACGGAATCACCTGAAG CTTCACATGGCACCCCACACACGACGCCATCGCATGGAGGCAGAAGCGGTAGTGGTGTGCCGTCTCAGAGTGCACCATTGACACCACCTTCTGCTCCAGTGATCACCAACCCTCCATCTCCTACACTCGTCCCGCCTGCTCCAACAAATCCCAACTCCTCACCGTTCAGCTGCGA CTACTGGAGAGCACACCCTGAAGCAATATTGGCTTTGTTGGGGTACTGGTGCACCTTGGGCGAATTCTTCGGTTTGCCTGCGGTTTCAGCTTTCGGGAGGGACCCCAGTTTGTTGGAGGCATTGTCGAACACCCGCTCTGACGGGATTGGAGCTCTGTACCGGGAAGGGACGGCGTCGCTCCTCAACTCATTGGTGAACAGGAACTTTGCCTTGACCACCCAGAAAGTCAGGGAAGAGTTCAACGCTGCGGTTATCTCCGATAAGGCAGCTGCAACCCAAGCACAGCTCTTCAAGAAGGCCAATGAGGGCCACCTCAAGCACCATTAG
- the LOC103996090 gene encoding uncharacterized protein LOC103996090 isoform X2, whose protein sequence is MVKAPSQVTVDFTNGTDVIWQIPESPKAVLFVAHGCSCRAANFWDRSAACPHCVGLPEDRLIVLGALDRKFAVLTISSFRRCWSKEKDTGIVKWVIEWWIEKNKLQELPLVALGASSGGYFTSALAKEMRFSSVALMIAEGVFGSMGVPVGYPPTLFVHMPKDQHRMRLIERNMIALQKRGVHVKEVRCMEFPLTPTLLSDRIPGLDQAFSVKLFELFQEKGFIDERGYLRNDGRATPWKQALREREPSLDKFEWIDHIQEELNLAFGYHEMTSLQIDDILDWFESHMGSASVS, encoded by the exons ATGGTAAAAG CTCCGTCACAGGTCACCGTGGACTTCACGAATGGGACGGATGTGATATGGCAAATCCCCGAGTCGCCGAAGGCCGTCCTCTTCGTAGCTCACGGCTGCAGCTGCCGGGCTGCCAACTTCTGGGACCGATCCGCCGCGTGCCCGCACTGTGTCGGGCTGCCCGAGGACAGGCTCATCGTCCTCGGTGCCCTCGACCGCAAATTCGCTGTCCTCACCATCTCCAGCTTCCGGAGATGCTGGTCGAAGGAGAAGGACACTGGCATTGTTAAATGGGTAATCGAATGGTGGATCGAGAAGAATAAGCTACAAGAGCTTCCGCTCGTGGCTTTAGGAGCTTCCTCGGGTGGCTATTTCACTTCTGCGCTGGCAAAGGAGATGAGGTTTAGTAGCGTAGCGCTTATGATTGCAGAAGGGGTGTTTGGTTCTATGGGTGTACCAGTTGGCTATCCTCCCACCCTCTTTGTCCATATGCCTAAAGACCAGCACAGGATGAGGCTGATAGAGAGGAATATGATAGCGCTGCAGAAGAGGGGTGTTCATGTTAAGGAGGTCAGGTGCATGGAGTTCCCGTTGACTCCTACTCTTTTGTCGGATAGGATACCAGGTCTGGATCAGGCATTCTCTGTTAAGCTATTTGAGCTGTTTCAGGAGAAGGGATTCATTGATGAGCGTGGGTATTTGAGGAATGATGGGCGGGCAACTCCCTGGAAGCAAGCTCTCAGGGAAAGGGAACCTTCACTGGATAAATTTGAATGGATCGATCATATTCAGGAGGAGTTAAATCTTGCATTTGGATACCATGAGATGACCAGTCTACAGATAGATGATATCCTTGACTGGTTTGAATCTCACATGGGCTCAGCGTCTGTCTCATAA
- the LOC103996090 gene encoding uncharacterized protein LOC103996090 isoform X1, which yields MPPLLPSRVLRAKKPPPVPHRHGRILLALLLVLLLGMIILEITTNAPSQVTVDFTNGTDVIWQIPESPKAVLFVAHGCSCRAANFWDRSAACPHCVGLPEDRLIVLGALDRKFAVLTISSFRRCWSKEKDTGIVKWVIEWWIEKNKLQELPLVALGASSGGYFTSALAKEMRFSSVALMIAEGVFGSMGVPVGYPPTLFVHMPKDQHRMRLIERNMIALQKRGVHVKEVRCMEFPLTPTLLSDRIPGLDQAFSVKLFELFQEKGFIDERGYLRNDGRATPWKQALREREPSLDKFEWIDHIQEELNLAFGYHEMTSLQIDDILDWFESHMGSASVS from the exons ATGCCGCCTCTCCTACCAAGTCGCGTACTAAGAGCGAAGAAACCACCACCTGTGCCGCACAGACATGGGAGGATTCTTCTCGCTTTGCTACTTGTTCTTCTCCTCGGCATGATCATTCTAGAAATCACGACAAATG CTCCGTCACAGGTCACCGTGGACTTCACGAATGGGACGGATGTGATATGGCAAATCCCCGAGTCGCCGAAGGCCGTCCTCTTCGTAGCTCACGGCTGCAGCTGCCGGGCTGCCAACTTCTGGGACCGATCCGCCGCGTGCCCGCACTGTGTCGGGCTGCCCGAGGACAGGCTCATCGTCCTCGGTGCCCTCGACCGCAAATTCGCTGTCCTCACCATCTCCAGCTTCCGGAGATGCTGGTCGAAGGAGAAGGACACTGGCATTGTTAAATGGGTAATCGAATGGTGGATCGAGAAGAATAAGCTACAAGAGCTTCCGCTCGTGGCTTTAGGAGCTTCCTCGGGTGGCTATTTCACTTCTGCGCTGGCAAAGGAGATGAGGTTTAGTAGCGTAGCGCTTATGATTGCAGAAGGGGTGTTTGGTTCTATGGGTGTACCAGTTGGCTATCCTCCCACCCTCTTTGTCCATATGCCTAAAGACCAGCACAGGATGAGGCTGATAGAGAGGAATATGATAGCGCTGCAGAAGAGGGGTGTTCATGTTAAGGAGGTCAGGTGCATGGAGTTCCCGTTGACTCCTACTCTTTTGTCGGATAGGATACCAGGTCTGGATCAGGCATTCTCTGTTAAGCTATTTGAGCTGTTTCAGGAGAAGGGATTCATTGATGAGCGTGGGTATTTGAGGAATGATGGGCGGGCAACTCCCTGGAAGCAAGCTCTCAGGGAAAGGGAACCTTCACTGGATAAATTTGAATGGATCGATCATATTCAGGAGGAGTTAAATCTTGCATTTGGATACCATGAGATGACCAGTCTACAGATAGATGATATCCTTGACTGGTTTGAATCTCACATGGGCTCAGCGTCTGTCTCATAA